In one Pseudomonas sp. 31-12 genomic region, the following are encoded:
- the gorA gene encoding glutathione-disulfide reductase, translating to MSHDFDLFVIGAGSGGVRAARFAAGFGAKVAVAESRYLGGTCVNVGCVPKKLLVYGAHFADDFQQAESFGWTAGKANFDWPSLIANKNREIDRLNGIYRKLLINSGVTLLEGHARLADANHVDVNGQRFSAERILIATGGWPQIPKIPGHEYAITSNEAFFLEELPKRILVVGGGYIAVEFAGIFNGLGADTRLLYRGDLFLRGFDQSVRIHLAEELTKRGLRLDFNTDIVQIEKQADGSLLATLKDGTQLETDSIFYATGRRPMLDNLGLENTRVEFNEAGYIDVNEHFETREPSILALGDVIGGVQLTPVATAEGMAVARRLFKPEQYRPVDYRHIPTAVFSQPNIGTVGLTEQQAIEQGHKVVVFENRFRPMKLTLTQSPEQTLMKLVVDAESDRVLGCHMVGPDAGDIIQGLAIALKAGATKRLFDDTIGVHPTSAEEFVTLREAVSSR from the coding sequence ATGAGCCACGACTTCGATCTATTTGTCATTGGTGCCGGCTCGGGTGGAGTACGGGCTGCACGGTTTGCAGCAGGTTTTGGTGCAAAAGTAGCGGTTGCCGAAAGTCGATACTTAGGCGGCACATGTGTAAATGTCGGCTGCGTTCCAAAAAAGTTGTTGGTTTACGGTGCCCATTTTGCTGACGACTTCCAACAGGCTGAAAGCTTCGGCTGGACAGCTGGCAAGGCGAATTTCGACTGGCCATCGCTTATTGCGAACAAGAACCGTGAGATCGACCGTCTCAATGGCATCTACCGTAAGCTTTTGATTAACAGCGGCGTCACGTTGCTCGAAGGCCATGCACGATTAGCAGATGCGAACCATGTCGATGTAAACGGCCAGCGTTTCAGCGCTGAGCGGATTTTGATTGCGACTGGCGGGTGGCCGCAGATTCCGAAAATTCCGGGACATGAATATGCGATCACTTCAAATGAAGCGTTCTTCCTGGAAGAGCTGCCCAAGCGAATCTTGGTGGTCGGAGGTGGTTATATTGCTGTGGAATTCGCTGGCATTTTCAACGGGCTAGGAGCCGATACTCGGCTGCTGTATCGAGGCGATCTGTTTTTGCGAGGATTCGATCAATCAGTGCGTATTCATTTGGCAGAGGAGCTGACTAAGCGCGGTCTGCGATTAGATTTCAATACTGACATTGTCCAAATTGAGAAGCAGGCCGATGGAAGCTTGCTCGCGACGCTTAAGGATGGGACGCAATTGGAAACTGACAGCATCTTCTATGCCACTGGTCGTAGGCCAATGCTCGATAACCTGGGGTTGGAAAATACGCGCGTAGAGTTCAACGAGGCTGGCTACATTGACGTGAATGAGCACTTTGAAACTCGCGAGCCTTCCATTTTGGCTCTGGGTGATGTCATTGGCGGTGTCCAGTTGACACCCGTTGCGACAGCAGAGGGCATGGCAGTTGCCCGTCGGTTGTTCAAGCCTGAGCAGTATCGACCGGTCGACTATCGCCATATTCCAACTGCTGTGTTCAGCCAGCCAAATATTGGTACGGTAGGACTCACCGAACAGCAAGCGATTGAGCAAGGCCACAAAGTGGTGGTGTTCGAGAACCGGTTCCGACCCATGAAATTGACTCTCACCCAGTCGCCTGAACAGACGCTGATGAAGCTGGTAGTGGACGCAGAATCTGATCGAGTGTTGGGATGCCACATGGTCGGTCCGGACGCGGGGGATATCATTCAAGGCTTAGCGATTGCTCTTAAGGCGGGTGCCACCAAACGACTTTTTGATGACACTATTGGCGTTCATCCGACCTCCGCAGAAGAGTTCGTTACCCTCCGTGAGGCGGTTAGTAGCAGGTGA
- a CDS encoding glutathione S-transferase family protein, whose translation MSQQPIKLYRHPLSGHAHRVELMLSLLGQPTELIFVDLMKGAHKMPEFLALNSFGQVPVIDDNGTVLADSNAILVYLAAKYGNGEWLPSDPLAQAKVQRWLSVAAGQINSGPATARLITVFGAGYNAEDAISKSHSLLTVMEQELGKSKFLAGDKPTVADVAAYTYVSHAPEGNVALTDYPDVRAWLSSIEALPNFVGMQRTATGLQQA comes from the coding sequence ATGTCCCAACAACCAATCAAGCTTTATCGTCACCCATTGTCTGGCCACGCGCATCGTGTCGAATTGATGCTCTCACTGCTCGGCCAGCCAACAGAGTTGATATTTGTGGATCTGATGAAGGGCGCGCACAAGATGCCCGAATTCTTAGCGCTCAACAGCTTCGGCCAAGTACCGGTGATCGATGATAACGGCACCGTTCTAGCTGACTCGAACGCGATTCTGGTCTATCTCGCTGCTAAATACGGCAACGGTGAGTGGCTGCCCAGTGATCCCTTAGCGCAAGCAAAAGTACAACGCTGGTTGTCAGTCGCGGCCGGTCAGATCAACTCAGGCCCGGCTACGGCTCGACTGATTACCGTGTTCGGTGCCGGTTACAATGCGGAAGATGCGATCAGCAAGTCCCACAGCTTGCTCACGGTCATGGAGCAAGAGTTGGGTAAAAGTAAATTCCTGGCTGGCGATAAACCGACCGTCGCTGATGTAGCAGCTTATACCTACGTGTCCCACGCCCCGGAAGGTAATGTTGCACTGACTGACTATCCTGACGTCCGTGCTTGGTTGAGCAGTATAGAGGCATTGCCAAATTTCGTTGGTATGCAACGTACTGCTACGGGCTTGCAGCAAGCTTGA
- a CDS encoding LysR family transcriptional regulator, whose product MDRFQEMQIFMTVAEEEGFAAAARRLDISPPSVTRAIAAMEERIGTQLLSRTTRSLHLTEAGQRYLDDCRRILGEVDEAEEAAAGSYSIPCGHLTVTAPVLFGELYIAPLLAEYLDQFPSVHLNALLVDRVTSMVDEGIDVAIRIGHLHENNQHGIKVGEVRQVICGTPDYFERFGRPRHPGELSSAKIVMSSASHLLSDWQFENDGNALSFRFDPRLVVTANQAAINIACLGWGVTRVLSYQVASQVAAGELEVVLQDFEPPALPIQVVYLKSTRVPAKVRTFVDFLTERLGCDTALRPTVKSTL is encoded by the coding sequence ATGGATCGCTTTCAAGAAATGCAGATATTCATGACGGTGGCTGAAGAAGAAGGCTTTGCCGCCGCCGCACGTCGTCTAGATATTTCACCCCCCAGCGTTACTCGTGCCATTGCTGCCATGGAGGAACGCATCGGCACTCAGCTGCTCTCACGGACCACACGTAGCCTGCACTTGACAGAGGCCGGGCAACGATACTTGGATGATTGCCGGCGAATACTCGGTGAGGTCGATGAAGCGGAGGAGGCTGCTGCTGGCAGCTACTCAATTCCATGTGGGCATCTGACTGTGACAGCTCCCGTGCTTTTTGGTGAGTTGTACATTGCGCCTTTGCTAGCTGAGTATTTGGATCAATTTCCTTCGGTACATCTCAACGCGTTACTGGTTGACCGCGTGACGAGCATGGTTGATGAAGGTATCGATGTGGCGATCCGTATCGGCCATCTGCACGAGAATAATCAGCACGGCATCAAGGTTGGCGAGGTGCGCCAAGTGATTTGTGGCACCCCCGACTATTTTGAGCGATTCGGCAGGCCCCGCCACCCTGGCGAATTAAGCTCCGCCAAAATCGTTATGTCGTCCGCGAGCCATTTGTTAAGCGATTGGCAATTTGAGAATGACGGGAATGCATTGAGCTTTCGCTTCGATCCGCGGTTGGTCGTGACCGCCAATCAAGCTGCTATCAATATTGCCTGCTTGGGCTGGGGCGTGACACGTGTGTTGTCCTACCAGGTGGCTAGTCAGGTAGCGGCCGGTGAATTGGAGGTAGTGCTCCAGGATTTTGAACCACCCGCTTTGCCCATCCAGGTTGTTTATCTTAAGAGCACTCGCGTACCAGCGAAGGTACGTACCTTTGTGGATTTCCTCACGGAACGTCTGGGATGTGATACAGCGCTTAGACCCACTGTTAAAAGTACGCTTTGA
- a CDS encoding LysR family transcriptional regulator, with translation MDRYHEMLMFEALSERPSLAGAARRLNVSGPTVVRAIARLETRLGVPLLQRSTRGVSLTESGAAFMADCSRILKEIEDAEASAKGLHVQAQGNLTVLLPLLFSRYVMTPLLANYMEVYPEVKVFAHYHDRFPNMNEEGLDVAVLVGHLPSSSLIARPVGHVRSIVCGSPAYLEAHGVPAEPEDLKSHRLIGIQAYREKIHWEFSKQGIQNTIKARSRVSCTTVQAAMDAAAHGAGLTRCLSYPAYDYLNCGRLRRVLQPFELPALPVHVVYRERRRASMRVRSFVDYIVEGLREHPAMLPDAL, from the coding sequence ATGGACCGCTATCATGAAATGCTCATGTTTGAAGCGCTCTCAGAGCGCCCAAGCCTAGCAGGGGCAGCGCGCCGTCTTAATGTCTCTGGCCCGACGGTAGTTCGCGCGATTGCCCGGTTGGAGACGCGTCTCGGAGTGCCGTTATTGCAGCGAAGCACTCGTGGAGTGTCGTTGACTGAGTCGGGTGCGGCATTCATGGCCGATTGCTCCCGCATCCTCAAGGAAATCGAAGACGCAGAAGCATCTGCGAAAGGCCTTCATGTTCAGGCCCAGGGAAATCTGACCGTGTTGCTTCCACTTCTTTTCAGCCGCTATGTGATGACGCCTTTACTCGCGAATTACATGGAGGTTTATCCCGAAGTAAAAGTATTCGCTCATTACCATGATCGTTTTCCGAACATGAACGAGGAAGGTCTTGACGTGGCAGTGCTGGTGGGACATTTGCCCAGTTCATCGTTGATCGCTAGGCCTGTTGGCCATGTTCGTTCGATCGTTTGTGGCAGTCCTGCATACCTCGAAGCCCATGGTGTGCCCGCCGAGCCGGAGGACCTCAAAAGTCATCGGTTGATTGGCATACAAGCTTATCGGGAGAAGATCCACTGGGAGTTTTCCAAACAAGGCATTCAGAACACCATTAAGGCCCGATCACGGGTCAGTTGCACCACTGTTCAAGCTGCCATGGATGCGGCTGCTCATGGTGCGGGGCTTACGCGCTGCTTGAGTTATCCAGCCTACGATTATTTGAATTGCGGTCGATTGCGCCGGGTACTGCAACCTTTCGAGCTGCCAGCGCTTCCAGTACATGTCGTTTACCGAGAAAGGCGTAGGGCCTCGATGAGAGTGCGCAGTTTTGTCGACTACATTGTCGAGGGCCTGCGCGAACATCCGGCAATGCTACCGGATGCTCTTTGA
- a CDS encoding DJ-1/PfpI family protein, whose translation MFILIEAIKAEHAFQAVYLKPHRGDYYPMKRVLMLLANGVEPMEMAAFTDVLGWADLLGDFPLELANAGLRRKIVTTFGLTINPRFLLRDLDISSFDALALPGGFEPSGFYEEALSEPFLETIRYFVEAGKPVASVCVSSVCLGVAGVLRDRNATTYHQEGGKRKNQLVETGALFVDRPVVVDDNIITSSGPGTATEVAFLLLEKLTGSENATFIRQKMRFATPDRNWFETPQVPEALIQ comes from the coding sequence GTGTTCATTCTCATCGAAGCGATTAAAGCGGAGCATGCGTTTCAAGCAGTTTATTTAAAGCCTCACCGCGGAGATTACTACCCGATGAAACGAGTACTCATGCTGCTAGCCAATGGCGTCGAGCCGATGGAAATGGCTGCGTTTACCGACGTGCTCGGCTGGGCCGATTTGCTCGGTGATTTTCCTCTTGAGTTAGCAAATGCAGGCCTTCGTAGAAAGATCGTAACCACGTTTGGTCTTACGATTAATCCACGTTTTTTGTTGCGCGATTTGGATATCAGTAGCTTTGACGCTTTGGCATTGCCGGGTGGTTTTGAACCGTCGGGATTTTATGAAGAAGCTTTAAGTGAGCCCTTTCTGGAGACCATTCGCTATTTTGTCGAAGCCGGCAAACCCGTTGCCAGCGTTTGTGTGTCGTCGGTATGTCTGGGTGTAGCGGGCGTGTTGCGTGACAGAAATGCGACGACCTATCACCAGGAAGGTGGAAAGCGGAAGAATCAGTTAGTGGAAACAGGTGCTCTGTTCGTCGATCGACCTGTCGTGGTTGACGACAACATCATTACTTCGAGCGGACCAGGCACGGCCACTGAAGTCGCTTTTTTGCTGCTGGAAAAACTCACAGGTTCTGAGAACGCGACGTTTATCCGTCAGAAAATGCGCTTTGCCACTCCTGATCGTAACTGGTTTGAGACGCCACAAGTTCCCGAGGCCCTTATTCAGTAA